The following DNA comes from Curtobacterium sp. 9128.
GGCGCTGTCCCTGATGCCGTCCTCGCTGCCGGCCGCCATCAGGATCGGCTGACCAGGTGCGTTCGCCGGCGTCGGCTCGATGCTGTTCCGCATCCCCTCGACCATCGCCACGAGCGCGCCGAGGTCGTTCCCCTCGACGTTCCCCGCCATCGTCAGGTAGCCGTTCGTCACGCGGTCCTCGATCGGCGTGCCGTCGGCGATGAACGCCCTGGCCTGGTCGACCTGCACACGCCGCATCGGGTCGGCGTCGGGGATCCCGCCGAACACCGCGCGGGAGATCCGGTCCGGGATGCGCTCGGCGGTGTGCCAGCCGACGCGGGCACCGAGGGAGTACCCGAGGAACGCGACGTCGTCGAGCAGGTACGTGTCGATGACGGTCGTGACGTCGGCCACGAGGAGGTCCATCGAGTACGCGCTCGGCTCGTGCGGCTTCGACGAGGCACCGTGCCCGCGCTGGTCGAGCGCGACGACGCGGTACCCGGCGCGCACGAGGTCGCGGGTCCAGCCGGAGGCGTGCCAGTTGAGCAGCGCGCCGGACGCGAACCCGTGCACCGCGACGACGGTCGGGGCGTCGGGGTCGCCGAAGTCGTACGTGGCGATGCGCTGCCCGTCCGGGGACATCACGGCGCGGGGTCGGGGTGCTTCGGGGACGAGTGACATGTCCTCTCCAGGGTATCCGGGCACTGTGGTCGCCATGGACGGCTACGGCGGCGATCAGATCCGGGCGGCGGAGCGGCCGCACCTCGACGCGGGTGAGCCGCTGATGCAGCGGGCGGCGGCTGGGCTGGCCGAGCACGTGGGTCTGCTGCTCGACGACCCGGCCGAGCGGCCGGGTGACGGCCGCGGGTCGGTCCTGCTGCTGGTGGGCAGCGGCGACAACGGCGGCGACGCCCTGTTCGCGGGTGCGGGGCTGGCATCGGACGGGAGGCACGTGGAGATCCTGCGCGTCGGCTCGCGCATCCACGAGGCGGGCCTCAGGGCCGCGCTGGATGCCGGTGCGGTCCTCCTGTCCGACGGAGGCGACCAGGCCGCGACCGCGTCCGACGCGGCGCTGCGCGCCGACCTGGTCCTGGACGCGATCCTCGGCATCGGCGTGCACGGCGCGTCCGCGCTCCGCTCCCCGGCGCGCGAGGTCGTGCAGGCGATCCGCGAGCTCGCGCGCGACCAGCGCGCCCCGTTCGTCGTCGCGGTCGACGTGCCGAGCGGCATCGACGTCGACACCGGCGCGATCGCCGACGACCACGTGCTGCAGGCCGACGTCACCGTGACGTTCGGCGGCGTGAAGGCCGGCCTGCTGACGGGCCCTGGCGCGACCCTCGCCGGACGCATCGAACTGGTCGACGTCGGGATCGGCGCGGACCTCGCGCGGTCGGAGCCGCTGATCCGCACCTGATCCCGGCGTCGTGGCGGTACCTAGTGCTTCGCGACGTACTCGACCGGCTCCGGCAGCCCGTGTGCGGCGCGGATGCTGCGGGACAGGCCCTCGATCGCGATGAGCGCGTCGACGACGAGCTCCGGGGTCACCGGGAACGGCATGTTGTGGATGGTCTCGCCCTCGACGGTCGCCGCCTCGGCGACGGCCAGGAGCTCCTTCGTGTCGTCGACCGTCAGGCCGATCTCGGTCAGGGTGTTCGGCAGGCCGACCCTGGTCGTGAAGACGACGAAGTCCTCGATCTCCTGGGCAGGGGCACCCTCCATGACGAGCTGCGCGATCGTGCCGATGTTGACCTTCTGCCCGTGGGCGAGCCCGTGCGCCTGCGGTGCCGCCGTCAGACCGTTGTGGATCGCGTGGGCCGCTGCGAGACCACCGGACTCGAACCCGAGCCCGGAGAGCAGGGTGTTCGCCTCGACGACCTTCTCGAGCGCGGGGGTGACGACCCCGGCCTTGACGGACTCGATCGCCTGCAGCGCGTTCTCGTGCAGGAGCTTCCAGGACAGCTCCGCGAGCGCGACACCGGTCTCGGTCTGCAGCCCGCCGGCCATCGTGTCCGCGTGCGCCCGCTTGGCGGCACGGGCCTCGACCCAGGTGGCGAGCGCGTCGCCGATCCCGGCGATCAGGAACTGGACAGGGGCGTTCGCGACGAGCTGGGTGTCGATGAGCACCAGGTCGGGGTTGTGCGGGAAGAAGCGGTACTCGATGAACTCACCCTCGGCCGAGTAGATCACGGCGAGCGCCGAGGTCGGGGCGTCGGTGCTGGCGGCGGTCGGGACACTCGCCCAGCGGATCCCCGCCAGGTGCCCTGACGCCTTTGCGGCGTCGATCGCCGATCCCCCGCCGAGGCCGACGATGACGTCCGCGCCGGTGTCCCGGATCTTGGCGACGAGCTCGTCCACGGCCTCCGGGGTGGCGAAGCGGCCGAACCCGACGCGTTCGACGGGCAGTCCAGCGGCCTGGAAGCTCTCGGTGACCGACTGCTCGACGATCCCCCACACGACGTCGTCGGCGACGATCAGCGGCTGCCCGCCGATCGGGGCGATGAACTCGCCGACACGGGTGATCGCGCCGCGGCCCTGCACGTACCGGGCCGGACTCATGACGGTGTTGATGGGGGTTGGCATCGGTGTTCCTTCCGTGTTGCGCGACAGGTGTCGGTGTGTGCCGACAGCCACGACGCTACGCGCGACGCCGTGGTGCTTCATCAGTGCGCCCCGGTCGGTGGGAAAGCGTGCACGTCGGCTGCCCCGTCCGTAGGTTCGGTGGCATGACGTTCAACGACGACTCCCAGCTGCAGGGCGGCAAGGTCAAGCGGCGGGGGCGGACCACGGCCATCGCCGGGGGCGGTGTGGGCGCAGCGGCCATCGTCGTGTTCCTCATCGCGCAGTTCACCGGCTTCGACCTCAGCGGGCTCGTCGGGACCGGCGGCGGTCTGACGCAGATCCAGGAGGCCGGGTCCGAGGCGTCACCGGTGGCCGAGTGCCGCACGGGACGGGACGCGAACCTCAGCATCGACTGCCGCATGGAGGGTGCAGCAGAGTCGCTCGACGCCTACTGGACGACCGAGAGCCGGCAGCTGGGGATCTCGTACTCGTCGCCCGACTTCTACCTGTTCGACGGGTCGACGAACACCGGGTGCGGGACGGCCTCCGCCGCGACCGGCCCGTTCTACTGCCCGCCGGACCGCGCGATCTACCTCGACACCGCGTTCTACGACGACCTGCAGTCGAAGTACGGCGCGTCGGGCGGCCCGCTCGCGCAGATGTACGTCGTCGCGCACGAGTGGGGCCACCACGTGCAGCAGCTGCAGGGCACGTTCGCCGACACCGACCGGAGCGGCAGCGGCGCCTCGTCGGGCAGTGTCCGCGTGGAGCTGCAGGCGGACTGCTACGCCGGCGCCTGGGTGGGCGACGCGGCGAACACGAAGGCGGCGAACGGGCAGACCTTCTTCAAGCCGATCACCCGTGCGCAGATCGCCGATGCGCTCTCAGCGGCGAGCGCCGTCGGCGACGACAGCATCCAGCGGAGGAGCAGCGGTCAGGTGGACCCCGACTCGTTCACGCACGGGTCGAGCGCCCAGCGGCAGCGGTGGTTCGAGCGGGGCTACGAGCAGGGCGCGACGTCCTGCGACACGTTCAGCGTCCCCGGCTCGTCGCTCTAGGACGCGCTGGCGCTCGGGCTGGCGCTCGGCGTGGGCGTCGGGGTCGCGTCGCCGGACCCGGCGGCCGTGATCACGAACGTGCGGAACTCGTCGTTGGTGAACGGCTGCGAGTACTCGTAGCGCTGTCCGTTCACGAGCACGAGCGGCGTCCCCGGGAACTCGGTGAGGTCCGAACCCGGGATGTCGCCCCCGGTCACCGCAGTGGTCCGTTCGTCGACCCACTTGCCGAAGCGCTGGTCGTCGATGCACTTCGTGATCGCCGACTTGCCCTGCACACCGGCGACCCCCGTGACGATCTTCGTGAGCTGGGCGTCGGTGAGCCCGGCGGTACCTTCTTCCGGCTGCTTCGCGAAGAGGGCCCGGTTCACGGCGAAGAACTGGTCGGGCGACGAGTCCGCGACGCAGGCGGCGGCGTTCGCCGCGCGGAGCGAGTACTTCGTGCCCTGCGAGCGGTTCGACAGGATCGCGATCGGGTGGATGTCGACCGTCGCGGCCCCGGAGTCCACGAGCCCCTCGATGTAGCTGCTGTTCGTCTTCTCGAACGCGCCACAGATCGGGCAGAGGTAGTCGACGTACATGGTGATGCGGACGGGTGCCGCACCGTCGGAGGCGGACGGCTGCGGGGAGGTCGAACCGGACACGGCCTTGAGGTCCTGCCCGATGGTGATGCCGCCCTGCGACATCGACGACGGGCCGGGGCCTGCGGGCTTCGTCGAGTCGACGAGCACG
Coding sequences within:
- a CDS encoding glycerol dehydrogenase is translated as MPTPINTVMSPARYVQGRGAITRVGEFIAPIGGQPLIVADDVVWGIVEQSVTESFQAAGLPVERVGFGRFATPEAVDELVAKIRDTGADVIVGLGGGSAIDAAKASGHLAGIRWASVPTAASTDAPTSALAVIYSAEGEFIEYRFFPHNPDLVLIDTQLVANAPVQFLIAGIGDALATWVEARAAKRAHADTMAGGLQTETGVALAELSWKLLHENALQAIESVKAGVVTPALEKVVEANTLLSGLGFESGGLAAAHAIHNGLTAAPQAHGLAHGQKVNIGTIAQLVMEGAPAQEIEDFVVFTTRVGLPNTLTEIGLTVDDTKELLAVAEAATVEGETIHNMPFPVTPELVVDALIAIEGLSRSIRAAHGLPEPVEYVAKH
- a CDS encoding neutral zinc metallopeptidase, producing the protein MTFNDDSQLQGGKVKRRGRTTAIAGGGVGAAAIVVFLIAQFTGFDLSGLVGTGGGLTQIQEAGSEASPVAECRTGRDANLSIDCRMEGAAESLDAYWTTESRQLGISYSSPDFYLFDGSTNTGCGTASAATGPFYCPPDRAIYLDTAFYDDLQSKYGASGGPLAQMYVVAHEWGHHVQQLQGTFADTDRSGSGASSGSVRVELQADCYAGAWVGDAANTKAANGQTFFKPITRAQIADALSAASAVGDDSIQRRSSGQVDPDSFTHGSSAQRQRWFERGYEQGATSCDTFSVPGSSL
- a CDS encoding thioredoxin domain-containing protein, with protein sequence MTNRPEGDARAERNQRRAAARERAQRARLQQKRRQRGLRLGLQVGLGVVLLAAATVVTLVLVDSTKPAGPGPSSMSQGGITIGQDLKAVSGSTSPQPSASDGAAPVRITMYVDYLCPICGAFEKTNSSYIEGLVDSGAATVDIHPIAILSNRSQGTKYSLRAANAAACVADSSPDQFFAVNRALFAKQPEEGTAGLTDAQLTKIVTGVAGVQGKSAITKCIDDQRFGKWVDERTTAVTGGDIPGSDLTEFPGTPLVLVNGQRYEYSQPFTNDEFRTFVITAAGSGDATPTPTPSASPSASAS
- a CDS encoding alpha/beta hydrolase; its protein translation is MSLVPEAPRPRAVMSPDGQRIATYDFGDPDAPTVVAVHGFASGALLNWHASGWTRDLVRAGYRVVALDQRGHGASSKPHEPSAYSMDLLVADVTTVIDTYLLDDVAFLGYSLGARVGWHTAERIPDRISRAVFGGIPDADPMRRVQVDQARAFIADGTPIEDRVTNGYLTMAGNVEGNDLGALVAMVEGMRNSIEPTPANAPGQPILMAAGSEDGIRDSAVRLAEAAPDASFFEIPGRNHFNAPTSRAFRQAAIAFLGATTQ
- a CDS encoding NAD(P)H-hydrate epimerase, yielding MDGYGGDQIRAAERPHLDAGEPLMQRAAAGLAEHVGLLLDDPAERPGDGRGSVLLLVGSGDNGGDALFAGAGLASDGRHVEILRVGSRIHEAGLRAALDAGAVLLSDGGDQAATASDAALRADLVLDAILGIGVHGASALRSPAREVVQAIRELARDQRAPFVVAVDVPSGIDVDTGAIADDHVLQADVTVTFGGVKAGLLTGPGATLAGRIELVDVGIGADLARSEPLIRT